Proteins co-encoded in one Malus domestica chromosome 09, GDT2T_hap1 genomic window:
- the LOC103442334 gene encoding uncharacterized protein, which yields MAALISICHNLILVFSLYTCSSTTSAGGHSHDENPAIQNWLNHGGDLSNRRYANREIKINRRTVSKLSLNWEFYAGDDISATPSIYDGTLYFPSWNGEIYAVQASNGSLVWKKNLHELTGLNATGFSGFNWTVARSTPTVVDDQDLLIVGIYGPAVVIALERSTGNLIWSTLLDTHAAGVITMSGTYYNGSIYIGTSSLEETLSPEECCTFRGSLAKLDAKSGTVLWKTFMLPDNHGQLGSYSGAAIWGSSPSIDVHRKHVYIATGNVYSVPENVSQCQENQNNSTLPTHPDACVEPDNRGNSILALDLDSGDIKWNHHLGGYDVWFLECFLNTSTCPTGPNVDADFGEAPMMLKTCVNGTKRDLVVAVQKSGFAWALDRNNGTLIWSTEAGPGGVAGGGTWGAATDKKKVYTNIANSESRNFTLKPSSNITTWGGWVAMAPENGKILWSTANPSNSTSSGPVSVANGILFAGSTNPRGSIYAMNTENGKFLWSYDTGASVFGGMSISDGCIYVGSGYKRQYTAGTSLFAFCVT from the exons ATGGCAGCTTTAATATCGATATGCCACAATCTAATTTTAGTCTTTTCTCTATACACATGTAGTAGCACGACCAGTGCAGGAGGCCATTCACATGATGAGAACCCAGCAATACAAAACTGGTTAAACCACGGCGGAGATTTGTCAAACAGAAGATACGCCAACAGAGAGATCAAGATCAACCGTAGAACGGTTTCCAAACTGAGCTTGAATTGGGAGTTCTACGCCGGCGACGATATATCTGCAACGCCATCAATTTACGACGGCACCCTTTATTTTCCGAGCTGGAATGGGGAAATCTATGCTGTTCAAGCTTCCAATGGGTCTCTGGTTTGGAAGAAGAACTTGCATGAACTGACTGGGCTTAATGCAACCGGTTTTTCTGGTTTCAACTGGACGGTAGCAAGATCAACCCCAACAGTCGTTGATGATCAAGACCTTCTTATTGTTGGAATCTATGGACCTGCTGTTGTTATTGCACTTGAACGATCAACGGGGAATCTCATATGGTCAACCCTACTTGATACTCATGCCGCAGGTGTTATCACCATGTCCGGAACCTACTACAATGG GAGCATATACATTGGGACGTCATCACTAGAAGAAACCCTGAGCCCTGAGGAATGTTGTACCTTCCGTGGCAGCCTTGCCAAGTTGGATGCCAAATCCGGCACCGTATTGTGGAAGACCTTCATGCTGCCTGATAATCATGGACAGCTAGGGAGTTATTCCGGTGCAGCTATCTGGGGCAGCAGTCCATCCATCGACGTCCAtagaaaacatgtttatattgCTACTGGCAATGTGTACTCAGTCCCAGAAAATGTAAGTCAATGCCAAGAAAATCAGAACAATTCAACTCTACCCACTCATCCAGATGCATGTGTTGAGCCTGATAACCGCGGCAACTCAATCCTAGCCCTTGATCTGGACAGCGGCGATATCAAGTGGAACCACCATTTGGGCGGCTACGATGTTTGGTTTCTTGAGTGTTTCCTTAATACTTCAACCTGCCCAACCGGACCAAACGTGGATGCTGACTTTGGGGAGGCACCGATGATGCTCAAGACCTGTGTCAATGGAACCAAGCGAGATTTAGTTGTTGCTGTCCAAAAAAGTGGCTTTGCTTGGGCTCTAGATCGGAATAATGGCACCCTTATTTGGTCAACG GAAGCCGGACCTGGTGGCGTTGCCGGAGGAGGAACATGGGGAGCAGCTACAGACAAGAAAAAGGTGTACACCAACATTGCTAACTCTGAGTCCAGAAACTTTACTCTAAAACCATCTAGTAACATAACAACTTGGGGTGGATGGGTTGCAATGGCTCCTGAAAATGGCAAAATCTTATGGTCAACTGCCAATCCCAGCAATTCAACTTCTTCTGGTCCAGTTAGTGTCGCTAATGGTATTTTATTTGCTGGATCTACAAATCCGCGTGGCTCCATCTACGCAATGAACACTGAAAACGGAAAATTTTTGTGGTCCTATGACACTGGAGCATCCGTGTTCGGTGGCATGTCAATTAGTGATGGTTGCATTTACGTTGGCAGTGGATATAAACGTCAGTATACGGCCGGAACTTCACTCTTCGCCTTCTGTGTCACATGA
- the LOC103442801 gene encoding uncharacterized protein has protein sequence MALPDNHETTGLYSGAAIWGSSPSIDVHRRHVYIANGNVYSVPENVSQCQENQNNSTVPTRPDACVEPENHGNSILALDLDGGDIKWYHQLGGYDVWFVACLLDPSTCPTGPNIDADFGEMLRTYVNGTKRDIVVAVQKSGFAWALDRNNGSLVWSTEAGPGGIRGGGTWGAATDNKIVYTNIANSDGKNFTLKPSNNITTAGGWVAIDPRTGRTLWSTADPSNATSSGPVSVANGVLFTGSTNQTGPIYAIDTENGETLWSYDTGATVYGGLSISNGCIYVGNGYAVNIGSFSPFNPGTSLYAFCIT, from the exons ATGGCACTGCCCGATAATCATGAAACCACCGGACTATATTCCGGGGCAGCTATTTGGGGCAGTAGTCCATCCATCGATGTTCATAGGAGACATGTGTACATTGCTAATGGGAATGTGTACTCAGTCCCTGAAAATGTAAGCCAATGCCAAGAAAATCAGAACAATTCAACAGTACCCACTCGTCCAGATGCGTGCGTCGAGCCCGAAAATCACGGCAACTCAATCCTAGCCCTTGATTTGGATGGTGGCGATATCAAGTGGTACCACCAGCTGGGCGGTTACGATGTATGGTTTGTTGCCTGTTTACTTGATCCTTCAACCTGCCCCACTGGACCAAATATTGATGCTGATTTTGGAGAGATGCTCAGAACTTATGTGAATGGAACCAAGCGTGATATAGTTGTTGCTGTGCAGAAAAGTGGGTTTGCATGGGCTTTGGATCGGAATAATGGCAGCCTTGTGTGGTCTACG GAAGCCGGGCCGGGTGGCATTCGCGGAGGAGGAACTTGGGGAGCAGCTACTGACAATAAAATAGTCTACACTAACATTGCAAATTCTGATGGCAAAAACTTCACTCTTAAGCCATCTAACAACATAACAACTGCGGGTGGATGGGTGGCAATAGATCCTCGCACCGGTAGAACTCTATGGTCAACTGCTGATCCTAGCAATGCAACTTCTTCTGGGCCAGTTAGTGTGGCTAATGGTGTTTTATTTACTGGATCCACAAATCAAACAGGACCAATATACGCGATTGACACCGAAAATGGAGAAACTTTGTGGTCATATGACACCGGAGCAACCGTGTACGGTGGCTTATCAATAAGTAATGGGTGCATTTACGTTGGCAATGGATATGCAGTTAATATTGGATCCTTTTCCCCATTTAACCCTGGAACCTCACTCTATGCCTTTTGTATTACATGA
- the LOC103411191 gene encoding translation factor GUF1 homolog, mitochondrial-like, which yields MGFLRRASKTLKPSKYSSLLQNNSLSSISRRNPLRNDFDYCRLGLSHAFCSYSRQNSKENAVDLSQYPTERIRNFSIIAHVDHGKSTLADRLLELTGTIKRGHGQPQYLDKLQVERERGITVKAQTATMFYNYKQSLNSTKDNDGDQKEQGFLLNLIDTPGHVDFSYEVSRSLAACQGALLVVDAAQGVQAQTVANFYLAFESNLTIIPVINKIDQPTADPDRVKAQLKSMFDLDASDALLTSAKTGQGLEHVLPAVIERIPPPPGKSGSPLRMLLLDSYYDEYKGVICHVAVVDGMLRKGDKILSAATGQGYEILDVGFMHPELTPTGVLHTGQVGYVVTGMRSTKEARIGDTLYHNRTTVEPLPGFKAAKHMVFSGLYPAEGSDFEALNHAIERLTCNDASVAVVKESSTALGMGFRCGFLGLLHMDVFHQRLEQEHGAHVISTIPTVPYIFEYSDGSKLEVQNPATLPSNPKQRVTACWEPTVLATIIIPSEYVGPVITLCSERRGEQLEYSFIDSLRVFMKYRLPLREIVVDFYNELKSITSGYASFDYEDAEYQQSDMVKLDILLNGQPVDAMATIVHNLKAQRVGRELVEKLKKHIDRQMFEIIVQAAIGSKIIARETISAMRKNVLAKCYGGDVSRKKKLLEKQKEGKKRMKRVGSVDIPQEAFHDLLKSS from the exons ATGGGTTTTCTCAGAAGAGCTTCCAAAACCCTGAAACCCTCCAAGTACTCGTCTTTGCTGCAGAACAACTCGCTCTCTAGCATTTCCAGACGCAACCCACTTCGAAACGACTTCGATTACTGCCGTTTAGGGCTGAGCCATGCGTTTTGCTCCTACTCTCGCCAAAACAGCAAAGAGAACGCTGTAGATTTGAGCCAGTATCCGACGGAGAGGATTCGGAACTTCTCGATAATCGCGCATGTCGATCACGGCAAGTCTACTCTTGCCGACAGGCTTCTGGAGCTCACTGGGACTATCAAGAGAGGCCATGGCCAGCCCCAGTACCTCGACAAATTGCAG GTGGAGAGAGAAAGGGGAATTACTGTTAAGGCGCAGACAGCTACCATGTTCTACAACTACAAGCAGAGTCTTAACAGTACGAAAGACAACGATGGTGACCAAAAAGAACAGGGCTTTTTATTAAATCTGATTGACACGCCTGGTCATGTGGATTTTAGCTATGAAGTATCAAGATCTCTAGCTGCTTGCCAAGGTGCCCTTTTGGTTGTTGATGCTGCACAGGGTGTTCAAGCACAAACTGTTGCAAACTTCTATCTTGCCTTTGAATCCAACCTGACAATAATACCCGTTATTAACAAGATTGACCAGCCAACTGCTGATCCTGATCGTGTTAAAGCTCAACTAAAATCAATGTTTGACCTTGACGCCAGTGATGCTCTTTTAACATCAGCCAAAACAGGCCAGGGTCTTGAGCATGTCCTTCCCGCAGTCATAGAACGCATTCCACCGCCTCCTGGGAAGAGTGGTTCACCCTTACGTATGCTTTTACTGGATTCATACTACGATGAATATAAAGGAGTTATATGCCATGTTGCAGTTGTTGATGGCATGCTGCGCAAGGGGGACAAAATTTTATCTGCTGCAACTGGCCAAGGTTATGAAATTTTGGATGTCGGGTTCATGCATCCTGAGCTAACTCCTACTGGAGTTCTTCATACTGGACAAGTGGGGTATGTTGTTACTGGTATGCGCTCGACCAAAGAGGCGCGAATTGGAGACACACTTTATCATAATCGAACCACTGTTGAGCCCCTTCCAG GGTTCAAGGCTGCAAAACATATGGTATTCTCTGGTCTTTACCCTGCTGAAGGATCTGATTTTGAAGCACTCAACCATGCGATTGAGAGACTGACCTGCAATGATGCCAGTGTAGCTGTTGTCAAGGAGAGTAGCACGGCACTAGGTATGGGTTTTAG GTGTGGTTTCTTAGGATTACTCCACATGGATGTTTTTCACCAACGGCTTGAACAG GAGCATGGAGCTCATGTTATTTCTACCATTCCAACTGTTCCTTACATTTTTGAGTATTCTGATGGAAG CAAACTTGAAGTTCAGAATCCTGCCACATTGCCCTCGAACCCCAAGCAACGAGTAACAGCTTGTTGGGAACCCACAGTTCTAGCTACCATCATTATTCCTAGTGA GTATGTGGGGCCTGTCATCACCCTTTGCTCTGAGCGGAGAGGGGAGCAGTTGGAGTATTCATTCATAGACAG TCTACGAGTCTTTATGAAATATCGCTTGCCTCTGAGGGAAATTGTTGTCGACTTTTACAATGAATTGAAGAGTATTACATCAGGATATGCATCATTTGATTACGAGGATGCAGA ATACCAACAATCTGATATGGTCAAACTTGATATCCTTTTGAATGGACAACCGGTTGATGCAATGGCAACAATAGTTCATAACTTGAAGGCGCAACGTGTTGGTCGAGAACTGGTGGAGAAGTTGAAGAAACACATAGACAG GCAAATGTTTGAGATAATAGTACAAGCTGCAATTGGCTCAAAGATTATTGCAAGAGAGAC GATATCTGCCATGAGGAAAAATGTTCTGGCCAAGTGTTATGGTGGAGATGTCTCTCGAAAGAAGAAGCTGttagaaaagcaaaaggaaggaaagaaacGAATGAAGCGTGTCGGTTCTGTTGATATACCTCAGGAGGCATTTCATGATCT
- the LOC103421496 gene encoding uncharacterized protein isoform X1, with product MAVEVLGAHRIISPRLHRRKRKMAAGVLHSASLAGICSFTPTTDKWNICRLISSHRHSMVSQNSSSAAAIGFSTTSSSGTYGESKRVWVWTESKQVMTAAVERGWNTFVFPSQSRELADEWSSIALIDTLFIEEGAILDGENRRVATMLEVANPKELELLQPEKALGENLVVDLLDWQVIPAENIVAAFQGSGKTVFAVSKTALEAQVFFEALEHGLGGVILKIEEVKALLDLKDYFDRRDEVSNILSLTKAVVNRVQVAGMGDRVCIDLCSLMRPGEGLLVGSFARGLFLVHSECLESNYIASRPFRVNAGPVHAYVAVPGGKTSYLSELKAGKEVILVDQKGHQRTAIVGRVKIETRPLILVEAKRDSDDQTFYSILVQNAETVALVCPSKERELQKTAIPVTSLKVGDEILVRLQGGARHTGIEIQEFIVEK from the exons ATGGCAGTTGAGGTCCTTGGCGCGCACCGGATTATATCTCCAAGACTCCATAGACGAAAAAGAAAGATGGCTGCTGGTGTGCTGCATTCTGCTTCCTTGGCCGGAATCTGCTCCTTCACTCCCACCACAG ATAAATGGAACATTTGCAGATTGATTTCATCGCACAGACACTCAATGGTTTCCCAGAACTCTTCCTCCGCCGCCGCTATTGGGTTTTCCACGACGTCGTCTTCGGGGACGTACGGCGAGTCGAAGAGGGTGTGGGTGTGGACGGAGAGCAAGCAGGTCATGACGGCCGCCGTCGAGAGAGGCTGGAACACCTTCGTCTTCCCCTCTCAAAGCCGTGAACTTGCCGATGAGTGGTCCT CAATTGCATTGATAGATACTCTCTTTATCGAAGAGGGAGCGATTTTGGATGGTGAGAACAGAAGAGTTGCCACAATGCTTGAGGTCGCCAACCCCAAGGAGTTGgagctgcttcaacccgaaaaAGCGCTTGGCGAAAATTTAGTTGTTGATTTGCTAGATTGGCAG gTCATACCTGCAGAGAATATAGTTGCTGCATTTCAAGGGAGTGGGAAAACAGTGTTTGCTGTTTCGAAAACCGCATTGGAAGCTCAAGTCTTCTTTGAG GCCCTCGAGCATGGTTTGGGTGGAGTTAtcttaaaaattgaagaagtAAAAGCTCTTCTCGACCTAAAG GACTATTTTGACAGAAGAGATGAAGTGAGCAACATATTGAGCCTGACAAAAGCCGTTGTAAATCGAGTCCAAGTAGCTGGAATGGGGGATCGAGTTTGCATTGATCTCTGTAGTCTCATGAGGCCCGGGGAAGGACTACTT GTTGGCTCCTTTGCCAGAGGATTATTCCTCGTTCATTCGGAGTGCTTGGAATCAAATTACATTGCAAGCAGGCCTTTTCGTGTGAATGCG GGACCTGTGCATGCTTATGTTGCTGTTCCAGGCGGAAAAACGAGCTACCTCTCAGAATTGAAAGCAGGTAAGGAGGTGATCCTGGTTGATCAGAAAGGCCATCAACGAACAGCAATTGTTGGGCGTGTAAAGATAGAGACTAGACCGCTAATCCTTGTAGAGGCAAAG AGAGATTCGGATGATCAAACTTTCTACAGCATCCTTGTACAGAATGCGGAAACAGTTGCCTTGGTTTGTCCCTCCAAAG AACGCGAACTGCAAAAAACTGCAATCCCTGTGACTTCGCTTAAAGTTGGAGATGAAATTTTAGTTCGATTACAGGGAGGGGCTCGGCATACGGGAATTGAAATTCAAGAATTCATTGTGGAGAAATAA
- the LOC103421496 gene encoding uncharacterized protein isoform X2 has product MVSQNSSSAAAIGFSTTSSSGTYGESKRVWVWTESKQVMTAAVERGWNTFVFPSQSRELADEWSSIALIDTLFIEEGAILDGENRRVATMLEVANPKELELLQPEKALGENLVVDLLDWQVIPAENIVAAFQGSGKTVFAVSKTALEAQVFFEALEHGLGGVILKIEEVKALLDLKDYFDRRDEVSNILSLTKAVVNRVQVAGMGDRVCIDLCSLMRPGEGLLVGSFARGLFLVHSECLESNYIASRPFRVNAGPVHAYVAVPGGKTSYLSELKAGKEVILVDQKGHQRTAIVGRVKIETRPLILVEAKRDSDDQTFYSILVQNAETVALVCPSKERELQKTAIPVTSLKVGDEILVRLQGGARHTGIEIQEFIVEK; this is encoded by the exons ATGGTTTCCCAGAACTCTTCCTCCGCCGCCGCTATTGGGTTTTCCACGACGTCGTCTTCGGGGACGTACGGCGAGTCGAAGAGGGTGTGGGTGTGGACGGAGAGCAAGCAGGTCATGACGGCCGCCGTCGAGAGAGGCTGGAACACCTTCGTCTTCCCCTCTCAAAGCCGTGAACTTGCCGATGAGTGGTCCT CAATTGCATTGATAGATACTCTCTTTATCGAAGAGGGAGCGATTTTGGATGGTGAGAACAGAAGAGTTGCCACAATGCTTGAGGTCGCCAACCCCAAGGAGTTGgagctgcttcaacccgaaaaAGCGCTTGGCGAAAATTTAGTTGTTGATTTGCTAGATTGGCAG gTCATACCTGCAGAGAATATAGTTGCTGCATTTCAAGGGAGTGGGAAAACAGTGTTTGCTGTTTCGAAAACCGCATTGGAAGCTCAAGTCTTCTTTGAG GCCCTCGAGCATGGTTTGGGTGGAGTTAtcttaaaaattgaagaagtAAAAGCTCTTCTCGACCTAAAG GACTATTTTGACAGAAGAGATGAAGTGAGCAACATATTGAGCCTGACAAAAGCCGTTGTAAATCGAGTCCAAGTAGCTGGAATGGGGGATCGAGTTTGCATTGATCTCTGTAGTCTCATGAGGCCCGGGGAAGGACTACTT GTTGGCTCCTTTGCCAGAGGATTATTCCTCGTTCATTCGGAGTGCTTGGAATCAAATTACATTGCAAGCAGGCCTTTTCGTGTGAATGCG GGACCTGTGCATGCTTATGTTGCTGTTCCAGGCGGAAAAACGAGCTACCTCTCAGAATTGAAAGCAGGTAAGGAGGTGATCCTGGTTGATCAGAAAGGCCATCAACGAACAGCAATTGTTGGGCGTGTAAAGATAGAGACTAGACCGCTAATCCTTGTAGAGGCAAAG AGAGATTCGGATGATCAAACTTTCTACAGCATCCTTGTACAGAATGCGGAAACAGTTGCCTTGGTTTGTCCCTCCAAAG AACGCGAACTGCAAAAAACTGCAATCCCTGTGACTTCGCTTAAAGTTGGAGATGAAATTTTAGTTCGATTACAGGGAGGGGCTCGGCATACGGGAATTGAAATTCAAGAATTCATTGTGGAGAAATAA